Sequence from the Cucurbita pepo subsp. pepo cultivar mu-cu-16 unplaced genomic scaffold, ASM280686v2 Cp4.1_scaffold001712, whole genome shotgun sequence genome:
TATGTAGATGTTAGTCCAGATGCATAGAATAAGAACTTGTTTTGATTTCAAGGTTCCTATCTACCTTTTTTGCATATGTGTCTATTACCCAATACTAACCTGAGGACGTGCCATTTGGGAACCCTCCCAAGTCAATTACTAATACCAAGACATTGAGTAATTCTCAACAATATTAATGATCGGTTAATCCAGGATAGAAACAGCGATATATAGGAATATTCattcaataaacaaaaacGAGAAGTGTAATGCGATAACTTTACCAatcataatcatttttatcattGTCAGAATTAAGAAAATCATCGGCACCAGTCTTGCGAGTAGGAGCTGGGGTAGCTGAtgagatattaaatattggaGAAGTTCCTGGTTTTGTTCCTGCACAAAACAGAAATTGAATTCGATAAAACATAGTTACAGAAGAGTAAGCAAAAATAGACGTCAAAAACAACGTGGAttactccttttctttctggATCAGTATTCATCTGATGGACAAAAGAACAAGGGCTACAAAACTTTAACTCTCGATTAAGAAAGGATTCTAGAAAGCTCCAGAACAAggccataaaataaaattcagtgCAGCTGAAGTGCAAGTCCAAAGTTTGAAAGAGAGGCTATACCTAAAGGCGCATCGAACTCTTCCACGTTATTAGAGAGAAGATCATTCCTCTCTTTCTCACGCTTTCTCATTTCTAAAAACAACGCAAGCTCCTCCTCCTTATCTTTCATAACCGACGCCCTCAGTCCTCCAACTTGCTGCTGCCGCGGCTTTGCCGGAGCTTGTATTTGCGATTCCAAAGCCCTAAAACTACGATTCATGTCTAAATCCCCCGAGTTTCgtgttaaaaaatttcaaaaaccacAGGTAGCCGAGAATACTTCaaagccaaaacaaaaaaaaaacaaaaacaaaaaaaaaaNGCAGAATCCGCCATTGTTGTCCGATCGAGCTCAGAAAATCGAAAGAGATGACATTCACAGGTCGAACGGTGCCGTATGGAGTGCGAAACGGGGAAAATACCGGTGAGTTTATGCACcaagcttctctttctttctcttgtgTTGCTGTGTTTCCCCTCACTTGAAGTCTACGTTTTCGTGTTGGGCCTTTTAGGTGGGTCAATATTACTGGATAATCACGATTTTACCCCTTCATTTCTTGCACACAAGGGCCTTGGTCCCCGTTGTCTTACAAAAATACCCCTCCATTCTTCCTCATATTTTCGAATAGGGCTTTCTTTGGGGTCGTGGGGTAATGATTCCTTTAGCTTATCACTCCTCCTAACCTCTcatcttttgaaaatgaaggatTTTAAATTAGACCTACTCCCTTAACCGCCTTTTTAAGTCtcaccttttatttatttatttatttatttattttcatttttttctaattttaaatatcttttatttatttccataattattttccttataacaaaaaaaaaaaaaaatcaacaaattaatgaaagaagtcataaataaaattgtaatctCTGACCATTCCAAATATAGACTTTATactttttacatatttattattttacctattcaactatattattttatttacaccACAATTctaactaaatttaatttttatgataacATATTcgtaattattgaattaaaaaataaataaaggtatattattttgttgtttgactttataaacttttttttaaaccaataatttggaatcaatcaaaattaatcattttatattCTATTAATAAGACATATATTCACATCGCTATCCTTAGTTTTACaccatttgaaagaaaaaaatttattatagtaTATTTGATGCTATATTGCAGGTAGATGTGACATATATAAGCAAATACTATAGAGTTTCATGAGTtgtctttaataaaattaatatatgcagtcatattaattgaaatagtttttttaatttaataaatgagtTAGAGAATATTCAAGCATTTTCCCTATTTGTTGGGATATATATAGCTGAACTATGCTCAATTTAATTTGGATGAcacatattaaaataattattcgaaaaaatatataaaaaaaagtttataagcaaagatattaacaaaaaaatgataataataataactggattttaacttttgtttctttctttattaaatcaagtttttttttttttttttattatttttttttttaattgaccAACAGGGTGTAGTCGTCAGtttattactttaaaattCTGGTTTCAATGGTTTAAGACGATTCTTGTAGAAAATCAGAGTATGATTATTTGAAAGTCTACCATTTTCAGGTTTTAGATTGATACAGAAAGCATAGAGACGATAGGTGATATTGGTGTTGTGAAGGAAATCGAAAATGGCCGGAAAGATGAGCGACGCGAGCAGTAGCACAATTGGTGGTGCGGAGAGAGGGGAAAGCGTTGTTTATGACTGTGGAAGACGAAAATCTTCTTGTGGCTACTGCAAATCGGGTTCTCGTGGCAGCGTCACTCACGGTCcgattgatttttattaaatttcgCGAACTGTTTCTCTGTTACTTCTTCTAGCTCTTTCGTTTCATCGCTAGCTGCtttgattatttgttttatctGTGAATTGGATTCTGTCAATTTGGTTTGGTATTTTCACCTGTGAGATATGTTGGATAATTCTTTGATGCAAATTGCTAAATGTTTTCTGTTCTCTTATGGTTCTGAACTCTGTTTTGATGCATATCTGCACCTTTTTCTTTGGTATTGAGAGCTGTGATGGAATTTCAAGTTCATGTGATAGTTGTTAAGAACTCTGTATTGGTTACCTGTTATTTTCTCATCTTTTCCATTGATTTTCGATAGGACTGAATGATACGTATGAATTGTAGTTTTTAATTGAGGGAAATGTCCACATTAGGCatttaaaacatgaataatcaaaatatttcttggctGATGCGTTCTTCGGTCATTCCTGGCTTGATCCTTTAGACAATGCTTATAAATTTCTATGCTGCAATTCGAGAATTTAGAAGCTGAAAATGATTATAGCATTCCTGATCATCATTGATGTTGGCTTTTATTATCTTGGCAGGTTTATGGGCAGATAATCTTACTGTTGATGACTACCAAGGTTTGTTTTCCTGGCTCTTCTTTCAGTCTTTCCAGGACTTCCTTTTCTATCTGCAATCACAGTTCATGCtgcattttcaattttgtctacAAAACTTTCATCATGCTCGCATATTTATCGATATATAGTATGGATGCTTGATCATTTTCTGAAATGGTTTCTGGCAATTTTATGTAATATAGGCTATATCTTTTTACTTGTTTCACAGATCTCCTTGATCGTGGCTGGAGAAGATCTGGCTGTTATCTCTACAAACCTGAGATGGAAAGGACATGTTGCCCTTCTTATACAATTCGTTTGAAGGCATCAGACTTTGTTCCATCTAAAGATCAATTACGAGTGTTTAGACGGTTTCAAAGGtatgattttaaaagattttggtgtttaattttgtatttatgttCCTGAAATCTAACCTTCGCTTTCAACATCTTTTCTTGAGGTGAAAGATGTTGTCATTATCCACATTTGAATATACTTAATTACTTGAGCAAATTGATCGTGGGGGAGTTTGATGATTAGAGCATGTTTGCGAGTGATTTTGGAATAACCAAAATTACTTTTGTCATGtccaaaataacaaaaaactaaaaagggCACGAATGAAGTGATTTTGGTCAATCTAAAATCACTCACAAACATGCCTTTAGTGGGTTCTAGTTATAGAAATGAAACTTTGTTCTACACTTTTTGTTCAATTCGaccttaaaaaacaaattatttaccTTATTTCAGTTGGTCCAATGGGAGTTGTTTCTGTaaacatttcatttctttgtcATTTTAAAATCAGACCTGGGAGGAAATACAATTGGATGCAGGCCGACCAGTTTAACATCTGATGTGTTTCTGTCTGTCTTTAGGTTTTTGGATGGAGAGTTGGAACAAGATAATCCAGTGGAGAACACAGAAGCTTCAAGTGCTTCCAAGAACTGTAGCTATGCACTTAATGGAGATTCTCACTCAGTAGAAAATAACTCACTGtcctttaaaaataaagaaaacgaGGAAGGCCGCTTTATACTTCATCTGTCTGATCAGGTCGATGACGCCATAAGCTTATGCTCCGAAAAAGGCGATCTTCCCCGTAACATACCGTTTCCAAGAGCGTCTGTCAAAAGGGTTTCCCATGTAAAGAAGAAACTGCTGGTTCAAGGATCAAAGGATCTTGTATACTCCTGCAATGTTGCATTCCAATTGTCTGCTAGCATAAGGCGTGCCCAAGTTGGTGAGATGAAAGATGATAACTTATCATCATCAGCGAGTAACACAGCAGAAACTGGGTTTGTTCCTAAAATAATAGCTGAAAAGTTGGTAAATTACTTGAGCCAGATTGATGAACTATCTGGTTTCTCAATCAAAGCATGCAATGGACATATTAACTTTTATTCTGATAAAGGAGAAGCTTCCTTTTCCTCCCCTAAGGATGCTGAAAGGGCCACCATTTCTCAAGAAACTGCTAAAGCCAGAAGTAAAGATTCCCATATGGAGAAGAACTCTAAATTTTCTTCACAGAAGAAACGAAAATTAGAGATACGCCTGAAAAGGTCCAGTTTTGATCCAGTAGAATACGCTTTGTATAGACGTTATCAACTTCATGTGCACAATGATACTCCAGAACGTATATCAGAAGCCTCATACAGGAATTTTTTAGTTGACACCCCCCTCAACTTTGTTCCCTCAACTGGTGATGGTACAGTTCCTCCCTGCGGTTTTG
This genomic interval carries:
- the LOC111786469 gene encoding uncharacterized protein LOC111786469, which produces MNRSFRALESQIQAPAKPRQQQVGGLRASVMKDKEEELALFLEMRKREKERNDLLSNNVEEFDAPLGTKPGTSPIFNISSATPAPTRKTGADDFLNSDNDKNDYDW
- the LOC111786468 gene encoding arginyl-tRNA--protein transferase 2-like gives rise to the protein MAGKMSDASSSTIGGAERGESVVYDCGRRKSSCGYCKSGSRGSVTHGLWADNLTVDDYQDLLDRGWRRSGCYLYKPEMERTCCPSYTIRLKASDFVPSKDQLRVFRRFQRFLDGELEQDNPVENTEASSASKNCSYALNGDSHSVENNSLSFKNKENEEGRFILHLSDQVDDAISLCSEKGDLPRNIPFPRASVKRVSHVKKKLLVQGSKDLVYSCNVAFQLSASIRRAQVGEMKDDNLSSSASNTAETGFVPKIIAEKLVNYLSQIDELSGFSIKACNGHINFYSDKGEASFSSPKDAERATISQETAKARSKDSHMEKNSKFSSQKKRKLEIRLKRSSFDPVEYALYRRYQLHVHNDTPERISEASYRNFLVDTPLNFVPSTGDGTVPPCGFGSFHQQYLIDGKLVAVGVVDILPRCLSSKYLFWDPDYAFLSLGKYSALQEINWVKQNQTYCASLQYYYLGYYIHNCGKMRYKATYCPSELLCPLRYTWVPFDAAKPLLDQKSYVVLSDFSLQNKESLPLQEVPNDMQLKQDDDFLEEPNDSIIDEDEDDEITEAYSYSSDDDLDPESSGLASSEKEDGDVTNILMDIDDSRMRYKVYTIILFLRFRAVLQSFTCKFML